The following are encoded together in the Neomonachus schauinslandi chromosome X, ASM220157v2, whole genome shotgun sequence genome:
- the DDX53 gene encoding DEAD box protein 53 yields MAWAPEQKRAEPNSRDFRASWDGRGGSGGGRGGGGGGRSGSSRGWSGPSGYMEFRASGPREPPLCFKLKNNMVGVVIGRGGWRIKDIQATTNTKIQIIKGDSEAEVKIFGTKAMKAKAKAAIDALVKKQERGHHSESRVDSAAPQASAGREFRPDNTGGRQVQPLIDWDQIRAEVVEWEKRKWANLPPIKKNFYVESKATSSMTRVQVDMWRKKNFDIMCDDLKGGEKRPIPNPTRQFEDAFHPYPELMKSIKRAGFQKPMPIQSQAWPVILQGIDLIGVAQTGTGKTLSYLMPGFIHLNNQPIPREERNGPGMLVLTPTRELALQVEAECSKYSYKGLKSICIYGGGSREQQIQDITKGIDIIIATPGRLNDLQMNNFVNLRSITYLVLDEADKMLDLGFEHQIMKILLDVRPDRQTVMTSATWPDTIRRLAQSYLKEPMIVYVGTLDLVAVNTVEQNIIITTEEEKRSLIQEFLQSLSPQDKVIVFVSRKLVVDDLSSDLSIQGIPVQSLHGDREQHDRERALEEFRSGKVKILIATDLASRGLDVNDVTHVYNYDLPRNIEEYVHRVGRTGRAGKTGVSVTLMTQNNWKIATELVKILKRANQNVPEDLITMAEHYKLHKPKKDTGKISKSQGKPRELY; encoded by the coding sequence ATGGCCTGGGCCCCAGAGCAGAAAAGGGCAGAGCCTAATTCAAGAGATTTCAGGGCCAGCTGGGATGGCAggggcggcagcggcggcggcaggggcggcggtggcggcggaaGGAGCGGAAGCAGCAGAGGCTGGAGCGGCCCCTCCGGCTACATGGAGTTCAGAGCCTCAGGCCCCAGAGAACCACCTCTCTGCTTTAAATTAAAGAACAACATGGTTGGTGTGGTGATTGGTCGTGGTGGATGGAGGATAAAAGATATCCAGGCTACCACAAACACCAAAATACAGATCATAAAAGGTGATTCTGAAGCAGAAGTAAAAATTTTTGGCACCAAGGCCATGAAAGCAAAGGCCAAAGCAGCTATAGATGCTCTTGTTAAAAAACAAGAACGAGGCCACCATTCAGAGTCCCGTGTCGATAGTGCCGCACCTCAGGCTTCTGCTGGAAGAGAGTTTCGCCCAGATAACACTGGTGGTAGACAAGTTCAGCCACTGATAGACTGGGATCAAATTAGGGCAGAAGTTGTagagtgggaaaaaagaaaatgggcaaatttACCACCAATTAAGAAAAACTTCTATGTAGAATCTAAAGCAACTAGCTCAATGACTCGAGTTCAAGTAGAcatgtggagaaagaaaaattttgacATAATGTGTGATGACTTGAAAGGTGGCGAAAAGCGCCCCATCCCCAATCCCACTCGTCAATTTGAAGACGCTTTCCATCCTTATCCTGAACTTATGAAAAGCATTAAAAGAGCAGGTTTTCAAAAGCCAATGCCCATTCAGTCACAGGCATGGCCAGTTATTCTACAAGGAATAGATCTTATAGGAGTTGCCCAAACTGGAACAGGCAAAACTTTGTCCTATTTAATGCCTGGGTTTATTCATCTCAATAATCAACCAATACCgagagaggaaaggaatggaCCTGGCATGCTAGTCCTTACACCCACTAGAGAATTAGCTCTTCAGGTGGAAGCTGAATGTTCTAAGTATTCATATAAAGGTCTTAAAAGTATTTGTATATATGGTGGCGGAAGTAGAGAACAACAAATACAAGACATTACCAAAGGCATAGATATCATTATTGCAACTCCTGGACGACTGAATGATCTGCAAATGAATAACTTTGTTAACTTACGAAGCATAACCTACTTAGTCTTAGATGAAGCAGATAAAATGCTAGACCTGGGGTTTGAACACCAgataatgaagattttattagATGTGCGCCCAGACCGCCAGACAGTTATGACAAGTGCAACTTGGCCAGATACCATCCGTCGACTTGCTCAGTCTTATCTGAAAGAGCCTATGATTGTTTATGTTGGTACTTTGGATCTAGTTGCTGTGAATACGGTGGAGCAAAATATAATCATTaccacagaagaagaaaaacgATCTCTTATCCAAGAATTCCTACAGAGCCTGTCACCCCAAGACAAAGTCATCGTGTTTGTCAGCAGAAAACTTGTTGTTGATGACTTATCAAGTGATCTGAGCATCCAAGGCATACCAGTGCAATCACTGCATGGCGACAGAGAACAACATGATCGTGAGCGAGCATTGGAGGAGTTTAGAAGTGGAAAAGTGAAAATACTGATTGCTACTGATTTAGCATCCAGAGGTCTTGATGTTAACGATGTCACACATGTATATAATTACGACTTACCACGCAATATTGAAGAATATGTACACAGAGTGGGGCGTACTGGAAGAGCAGGGAAAACTGGTGTATCAGTTACCCTCATGACTCAAAATAATTGGAAGATCGCCACTGAATTGGTTAAAATTCTGAAACGAGCAAATCAGAATGTCCCTGAAGATCTTATAACAATGGCTGAGCATTACAAATTGCATAAACCAAAAAAGGACAcaggaaaaatatcaaaatctCAAGGAAAACCCAGGGAGCTTTATTGA